The Buttiauxella selenatireducens genome has a window encoding:
- a CDS encoding M48 family metalloprotease, with protein MDRIDPLSFYDETKVGVNLLILIMCLIFYYGYGPFVLFHQIIMDDKVAASGVYDVCILVVLSLAIGIYRNVSRNIKYGVCPLPMDERAVNKFCEGVCRNLTVKNIRVLTTSTMGRNAFYQYNLFRPYIVLEKGLLMSFNKGEDISGVVAHECAHIVRKDAWYITYLLNFTYAFISLSLLKIITAEVHYWGIWLDYSFVLQGHLTPYVSYFLKAIPQSLFNVLYNVMFIIAVTLIARHFIRVRELLTDELAAQTGYRKSIIERLSQNKAKKYQLFSFHPGSESRKENLASGYLWMKVNYGLVFSLSFIIISAASLVSDNLFEFITSYLNVNDLDSMSKNIDDIVSDLYFTVGTGVLIVVISMVVMNHINRVSSSLIYKGVKLPSIFSKMILLFIVSLAGCLVSIFVKTGFIRDVYRGEIEGVSGVLSEVLPLLIMFSCYFSIALFSGVVASFLYMRVKVKSTFWRVTYLVSLWFIIYFLMSTLAGAAFYYAGFSIQIRQFYFDLSDLIFPGVSALKDEGIKALPAMLALTPSVILLLLVIFSLVPLPARSNNRRMPYGLDNAKVMYTDKPYKKEFNHRVRFVRKIERPVARSAYRFVNFLHTERRNLSGITLALVVLGFGVLCIFTFKSVNYVYRWINPVVVVTKSKPVTAFQFDYTSGLNKGIRTWQRAGNGTWSEIYPGSVMTTKFTEVGKTIVKGCSGTVVTQSPNPQFRIFIPDQGCKQMWIWFEGQKGEWNYLGRMNNIS; from the coding sequence ATGGACAGAATTGATCCTCTCTCATTCTATGATGAAACAAAAGTTGGCGTTAATTTATTAATTTTGATCATGTGTTTGATCTTTTACTATGGATATGGACCATTTGTATTATTTCATCAAATCATTATGGATGATAAAGTCGCTGCTTCAGGTGTTTATGATGTTTGCATACTTGTTGTCTTATCACTTGCCATTGGGATATACAGAAATGTCAGTCGCAACATTAAATATGGTGTGTGCCCACTTCCGATGGATGAGCGAGCAGTAAATAAATTTTGCGAGGGTGTTTGCAGAAACCTCACTGTCAAAAATATCCGTGTTCTTACTACCTCAACGATGGGTAGAAATGCTTTTTATCAGTACAACTTATTCAGGCCCTACATTGTCCTTGAAAAAGGTTTACTGATGTCTTTTAACAAAGGTGAGGATATTTCTGGTGTGGTGGCGCATGAATGTGCACATATTGTCAGAAAAGACGCCTGGTATATTACTTACCTTCTTAATTTTACTTATGCATTTATCTCTCTAAGTTTGTTAAAAATTATTACTGCTGAAGTTCATTATTGGGGGATATGGTTAGATTATTCATTTGTGTTGCAAGGACATCTCACTCCATATGTTAGTTACTTTTTAAAAGCAATACCACAATCATTGTTTAATGTACTTTATAATGTAATGTTTATTATTGCGGTCACATTGATTGCTCGCCATTTTATCCGTGTCAGGGAGTTACTTACTGATGAACTGGCTGCGCAGACAGGGTACAGGAAAAGTATTATCGAACGCTTGTCTCAAAACAAAGCCAAGAAGTATCAGTTATTTTCTTTCCATCCGGGTTCTGAAAGTAGAAAAGAAAATTTAGCCAGTGGGTATCTTTGGATGAAGGTTAATTACGGCTTGGTGTTTTCTTTATCATTCATAATTATTAGTGCAGCATCTCTTGTTTCAGATAACTTATTTGAGTTTATTACATCATATCTTAATGTTAATGATTTAGATTCTATGTCTAAAAATATCGATGATATTGTGAGTGATCTTTACTTTACTGTAGGTACCGGTGTGTTAATAGTTGTTATTTCAATGGTGGTTATGAACCATATTAATAGAGTCTCTTCATCCTTGATTTACAAAGGGGTTAAACTCCCTTCTATATTTAGTAAAATGATTCTTCTCTTTATTGTTTCTTTAGCTGGGTGTCTGGTCTCCATTTTTGTAAAAACAGGGTTTATTAGAGATGTTTATAGAGGGGAGATAGAAGGTGTCTCTGGGGTTTTATCTGAGGTTTTACCTTTGCTGATTATGTTTTCTTGCTATTTTTCAATCGCTTTGTTTAGCGGTGTTGTTGCCTCTTTCCTTTATATGAGGGTTAAAGTTAAATCTACTTTTTGGAGAGTGACTTACCTTGTCAGTCTTTGGTTTATTATTTATTTCTTGATGTCAACTCTTGCGGGTGCCGCATTTTACTATGCTGGATTCTCAATCCAGATCAGGCAGTTTTATTTTGATTTGAGTGATTTAATTTTTCCGGGAGTGAGTGCGTTAAAAGATGAAGGAATCAAAGCGTTGCCTGCAATGTTAGCGCTTACCCCCTCGGTTATTTTATTACTGTTGGTTATTTTCTCACTGGTACCATTACCTGCAAGAAGTAACAATAGACGTATGCCATATGGATTAGATAACGCAAAAGTAATGTATACGGATAAACCCTATAAAAAGGAATTTAATCATCGGGTGAGATTTGTTCGGAAAATAGAACGGCCGGTTGCTAGAAGTGCTTATCGGTTTGTGAATTTCCTGCATACAGAGAGGCGCAACCTCTCGGGAATAACATTAGCGCTTGTCGTGTTGGGGTTTGGTGTACTTTGCATATTTACTTTTAAATCCGTTAACTATGTGTATCGATGGATTAATCCTGTCGTGGTAGTAACAAAGTCTAAACCTGTTACGGCATTTCAGTTTGATTATACATCTGGCCTCAATAAAGGAATCCGAACATGGCAAAGAGCCGGTAATGGAACGTGGAGTGAGATTTATCCCGGCTCGGTTATGACAACGAAATTTACAGAAGTCGGGAAGACAATCGTCAAAGGATGTTCTGGCACTGTCGTCACGCAAAGCCCAAACCCGCAGTTTAGAATATTTATTCCGGACCAGGGATGTAAACAAATGTGGATTTGGTTTGAAGGGCAAAAAGGGGAATGGAATTATTTAGGCCGGATGAATAATATTAGCTAA
- a CDS encoding HlyD family secretion protein, producing the protein MTEPSSPAGKASRRGVLTLLAVIVLLLCWYLAADRLTPYTSQARIQAFVIPISAEVSGQIQKVYVKDNQRVEPGDRLFELDPEPYDIALSKARSDYETVLSSVKANSETIVAAKAGLQAATAAYQNAAKDAERQERLYREDPGTISVRRLEVAQATRETARSSMAAAAADVRRATEAAGLAGENNSQLLSARSAVHKAELDRKNTVVVATNRGLVTDLRTDIGQFLGAGAPVMTLVAINDVWISADMTENNIGNVKPGAEVAILLDSIPGHIFTGQVRSIGYGISASQSQPAGVLPTVDNNRDWLRQAQRFPVKIAFSKDDFPPAEGLRVGGQADVLVYANGSGLMSFLGSIYIRLMSLFSYIY; encoded by the coding sequence ATGACCGAACCCTCATCCCCGGCGGGAAAAGCCAGTCGTCGCGGCGTGTTAACGCTCCTCGCCGTGATCGTTTTACTGCTCTGCTGGTATTTAGCGGCCGACAGGCTCACGCCCTATACCTCGCAGGCCAGAATTCAGGCATTTGTGATCCCAATATCCGCAGAAGTCTCCGGTCAGATCCAGAAAGTGTATGTGAAGGACAATCAACGGGTGGAACCTGGCGATCGGTTGTTCGAACTTGATCCGGAGCCTTACGACATCGCACTGTCAAAAGCGCGTTCGGATTATGAAACGGTTCTGAGTTCGGTCAAGGCAAACTCTGAAACGATTGTTGCCGCCAAAGCCGGTTTGCAGGCGGCGACAGCCGCTTACCAGAATGCAGCCAAAGATGCTGAACGCCAGGAGCGTCTGTATCGGGAAGACCCGGGTACGATTTCAGTGCGTCGTCTTGAAGTGGCGCAAGCCACGCGTGAAACCGCGCGTAGCTCGATGGCCGCCGCCGCGGCTGATGTACGCCGTGCCACTGAAGCGGCAGGCCTTGCGGGTGAAAACAACTCACAGCTTCTGAGTGCGCGTTCTGCGGTACATAAAGCCGAGTTGGACAGGAAAAATACCGTCGTCGTTGCCACCAACCGTGGCCTGGTGACGGATTTGCGCACTGATATTGGCCAGTTCCTCGGGGCGGGCGCACCGGTGATGACGCTGGTGGCGATTAACGATGTCTGGATTAGCGCAGACATGACCGAGAACAACATTGGCAACGTGAAGCCTGGTGCTGAAGTCGCCATTCTGCTCGACAGCATACCCGGCCATATCTTCACAGGGCAGGTGCGCAGTATCGGTTATGGCATCAGTGCCTCCCAAAGCCAGCCTGCGGGCGTACTGCCAACGGTCGACAATAACCGCGATTGGTTGCGTCAGGCGCAGCGTTTCCCGGTGAAGATTGCGTTTTCTAAAGATGACTTCCCCCCCGCCGAAGGTTTACGGGTGGGCGGGCAAGCCGATGTGCTGGTGTACGCGAACGGCAGTGGCCTGATGAGCTTTTTAGGTAGCATCTACATCCGGTTGATGAGCCTGTTCTCGTATATCTACTAA
- a CDS encoding amidohydrolase family protein, with translation MNNAEKSRREFLSGGTKVAAACALFGATGSMAYAAKPAATVCETDNRMSAIKESHYYLDNVLLEAGFVRDGQNVVGTETELKTLEIKDGVIAALLANKQHPDATLPHYDASGKLLLPAMRDMHIHLDKTFYGGPWRVHSRPAGTTILDMIALEQKLLPELQPVTQERAEKLIDLIQSKGSTIARSHCNVEPVSGLKNLENLQAVLERRKAGFSCEIVAFPQHGLLHSNSVALMRDAMQAGAHYVGGLDPTNVDGAMEKSLDTMFQIAIDYKKGVDIHLHETSPAGIAAVNYMVETVEKTPELKGKLTISHAFALAMMNEKEVDAIATRMAAQHITIASTVPIGTMHMPLKQLQEKGVFVMTGTDSVIDHWSPYGLGDMLEKANLYAQLYMRVSEENLSRSLAIATGNVLPLNDKGERVWPKAQDEASFVLVDASCSAEAVARISPRTATFHKGNLVWGELSV, from the coding sequence ATGAATAATGCAGAAAAAAGCCGTCGCGAGTTTTTAAGCGGTGGGACAAAAGTGGCTGCGGCCTGCGCACTTTTTGGTGCCACCGGTTCAATGGCGTATGCTGCAAAACCCGCAGCCACCGTTTGTGAGACCGATAACCGCATGAGTGCCATTAAAGAATCGCATTATTACCTCGACAACGTTCTGCTGGAAGCAGGGTTTGTGCGCGACGGGCAGAATGTCGTGGGAACGGAAACCGAACTGAAAACGCTCGAAATTAAAGACGGCGTTATTGCGGCATTGCTCGCAAATAAACAGCATCCAGACGCCACGCTGCCGCACTATGACGCGTCGGGCAAACTGCTGCTCCCCGCGATGCGTGACATGCACATCCATCTGGATAAAACGTTTTACGGTGGGCCGTGGCGTGTGCATTCGCGTCCGGCAGGCACCACCATCCTGGATATGATTGCCCTTGAGCAAAAACTGTTACCGGAACTGCAACCGGTCACCCAGGAACGTGCAGAAAAACTGATTGATTTGATTCAGTCGAAAGGCTCAACCATTGCCCGCAGCCATTGCAACGTTGAGCCGGTTTCCGGGCTGAAAAATCTGGAAAACCTGCAAGCCGTGTTAGAACGCCGCAAAGCCGGTTTTAGCTGTGAAATTGTGGCGTTCCCACAACATGGTTTGCTGCATTCAAACTCGGTGGCGTTGATGCGTGACGCGATGCAAGCGGGCGCTCACTACGTCGGCGGGCTTGACCCGACTAACGTCGACGGCGCGATGGAAAAATCGTTAGATACGATGTTCCAGATTGCTATCGACTACAAAAAAGGCGTGGATATTCACCTGCATGAAACCAGCCCTGCGGGCATCGCGGCGGTGAATTATATGGTTGAAACCGTTGAGAAAACCCCGGAGCTGAAGGGCAAGCTGACCATCAGCCACGCTTTTGCACTGGCAATGATGAACGAAAAAGAAGTGGACGCTATTGCTACGCGTATGGCCGCGCAACACATCACCATCGCATCGACGGTGCCGATTGGCACAATGCACATGCCGCTCAAGCAGTTGCAAGAAAAGGGTGTGTTTGTGATGACCGGCACCGACAGCGTTATCGACCACTGGTCGCCGTATGGTTTGGGCGACATGCTGGAGAAAGCTAACCTGTATGCGCAGCTTTATATGCGCGTGAGTGAAGAGAATCTTTCCCGATCGCTGGCGATTGCCACCGGCAATGTGCTGCCGCTTAACGACAAAGGCGAACGCGTGTGGCCAAAAGCGCAAGATGAAGCGAGCTTTGTGCTGGTGGACGCTTCGTGTTCTGCCGAAGCCGTCGCGCGTATCTCGCCACGCACTGCCACCTTCCATAAAGGCAATTTGGTTTGGGGTGAACTTAGCGTGTAA
- a CDS encoding DUF2955 domain-containing protein — translation MHNGDRAVLRIGFGTAIAALVCFGLALPMPHLGCIMAWIVLCQGKPLPIKKGIVVGIVLMATMIGGVLMVPLLTHYPLPALLFTGLLLYLLMLMGLAGKGTQAMLLITAVTIIPIAGLIEQSLAIGIAQMMGLGIIIGTVVNRFALALFPPHPTPAAATKVSLPPDSPHQLALRAVLIVLPVWLLALSNPAFYIPAVMKTVMLAQQTNTLAAKQVGRELVFSTLMGAVLAVVMWFGLSIWPSLLMLVLWLALVSLWVARRMVRLVANRFTPSFWSNAWVTCLILFGPAIQDSAAGKDVWLASAMRCSLYVAVALYGWACVVIIERWHPSGQPAVEATPGE, via the coding sequence ATGCATAACGGAGATCGCGCGGTACTGAGGATAGGCTTCGGAACAGCCATCGCGGCGCTGGTCTGTTTTGGACTCGCGCTACCGATGCCCCATCTGGGGTGCATCATGGCCTGGATTGTGCTGTGTCAGGGCAAACCGTTACCGATCAAAAAGGGGATCGTGGTTGGCATCGTGCTGATGGCGACCATGATTGGCGGGGTGTTGATGGTGCCCTTACTGACGCATTATCCGCTGCCTGCATTGCTGTTCACCGGCTTGCTGCTATATCTGCTGATGTTGATGGGGCTGGCGGGAAAAGGCACTCAGGCGATGTTGCTGATAACGGCCGTCACCATCATTCCGATTGCGGGTCTTATTGAACAGTCACTCGCCATTGGCATCGCTCAGATGATGGGCCTCGGCATTATTATCGGTACGGTGGTTAACCGGTTTGCACTGGCGCTCTTTCCTCCGCATCCCACACCAGCCGCGGCGACGAAAGTGTCGCTTCCACCTGACTCTCCGCATCAACTGGCCTTACGCGCGGTACTGATTGTGTTACCGGTTTGGCTTCTGGCCTTGAGCAACCCCGCTTTCTATATCCCGGCGGTAATGAAGACCGTGATGCTGGCGCAGCAAACCAACACGCTGGCAGCAAAGCAGGTGGGGCGAGAGCTGGTGTTTTCGACGCTGATGGGGGCGGTGCTGGCGGTGGTGATGTGGTTTGGTCTGAGTATCTGGCCGTCGCTACTGATGCTGGTGCTGTGGCTGGCACTGGTCAGTTTGTGGGTTGCCCGACGCATGGTGCGGCTGGTGGCTAACCGGTTCACGCCTTCTTTCTGGAGTAATGCCTGGGTCACCTGCCTTATCTTGTTTGGCCCGGCGATTCAGGATAGCGCTGCGGGTAAAGACGTCTGGTTGGCATCGGCCATGCGTTGCTCTTTATATGTAGCGGTTGCCCTCTATGGTTGGGCATGTGTTGTGATTATTGAACGCTGGCACCCGAGTGGCCAGCCCGCGGTGGAAGCCACCCCAGGAGAGTAA
- a CDS encoding TrkH family potassium uptake protein — protein sequence MYISTRFRIVIHLCAFLVVLYSLTMIPPMVLALIEKDRSLFGFFYTFIITFSLGGIGWAVTGRTNIQLETRDGFIIIVLFWLLFSLISAMPLWLDDSYNVSLADAIFEGVSGITTTGASVFNDVSGLPKSILYYRAQLNFVGGLGVIVLAVAVLPLLGIGGMKLYQSEMPGPFKEERLTPRLADTAKSLWLTYLLLGAACTLAFWLAGMPFFDSICHGLSTVSLGGFSTRTESIGFYDSYAIELVAGGFSLLSAINFTLYFVALSRRSFKPFLKSAELRFFLLVASIVILIITLEVWRAGMYSLPASFVHAFFLTSSMITDNGLATADYASWPVHTIVLLLSASFFGGCVGSTCGGIKALRFLVLFKQSRHEVHQLAHPRAIMSIRVGNSPVNDRVLRSVWSFFFLYVVCTCFFIWMLNLQGYDLLTSFATVAACINNMGLGFGETAAGFGTLSDSAKYLMCAAMLLGRLEIYPVLILLSRTFWRS from the coding sequence ATGTATATATCAACCCGTTTTAGAATCGTGATTCACCTCTGCGCTTTTTTAGTGGTGCTCTACAGCCTGACCATGATCCCTCCCATGGTGCTGGCATTAATTGAGAAAGATCGCAGCCTGTTTGGTTTTTTTTATACGTTTATCATCACCTTTTCCCTTGGCGGGATAGGCTGGGCTGTTACCGGGCGCACAAACATTCAGCTTGAAACGCGCGATGGATTTATCATCATCGTCTTGTTTTGGCTGCTCTTTTCGCTTATCAGTGCGATGCCGCTCTGGCTTGATGATAGCTACAATGTGTCACTTGCCGATGCCATATTTGAAGGCGTTTCGGGCATTACGACCACCGGAGCCTCGGTTTTTAACGACGTCTCGGGCCTGCCAAAATCGATTCTCTATTACCGCGCACAGCTTAATTTTGTTGGCGGGTTAGGCGTTATCGTACTGGCCGTCGCGGTGCTCCCTCTGCTGGGCATTGGGGGGATGAAACTGTATCAATCTGAAATGCCGGGGCCATTTAAAGAAGAACGCCTCACCCCACGCCTTGCCGATACCGCGAAAAGCCTGTGGCTGACTTACTTGCTACTGGGTGCCGCCTGTACGCTTGCGTTCTGGCTGGCGGGCATGCCTTTCTTTGATTCGATTTGCCACGGCCTTTCTACCGTTTCACTTGGCGGGTTTTCGACCCGTACAGAGAGCATTGGCTTTTACGACAGCTACGCGATTGAACTGGTGGCGGGAGGGTTTTCGTTACTCTCGGCGATCAACTTCACGCTCTATTTTGTGGCTCTGTCACGCCGCAGTTTTAAACCGTTCCTCAAGAGTGCAGAACTGCGATTCTTCCTGTTGGTCGCAAGCATAGTCATTCTGATTATCACCCTCGAAGTCTGGCGCGCAGGAATGTACTCCCTGCCCGCGTCGTTTGTGCACGCCTTTTTCCTCACCAGTTCGATGATCACCGACAATGGCCTGGCGACGGCTGATTACGCCTCCTGGCCGGTACACACCATCGTTTTGCTGTTATCGGCCAGTTTTTTTGGCGGCTGCGTGGGGTCAACCTGCGGGGGTATTAAAGCGCTCCGTTTCCTGGTGTTATTTAAGCAAAGCCGCCATGAAGTGCATCAACTGGCGCATCCGCGCGCCATTATGAGTATTCGTGTTGGCAACTCGCCGGTTAACGACCGGGTATTGCGCTCGGTGTGGAGCTTCTTCTTCCTCTACGTCGTTTGCACCTGCTTTTTTATCTGGATGCTCAATCTACAGGGATATGACCTCTTAACCTCTTTCGCCACCGTCGCGGCATGTATCAACAATATGGGGCTGGGATTTGGGGAAACGGCCGCAGGATTTGGCACGCTGAGCGATAGCGCAAAATACTTGATGTGCGCAGCCATGCTATTGGGGCGACTGGAGATTTATCCGGTGTTGATTCTGTTATCAAGAACGTTCTGGCGCAGTTAA
- a CDS encoding ion channel has product MLLVLLTGMPVILLNMLLQSWVSIGCIRFYIKRFHQREGMFAGVLALFGIIIIVLMGNLLQILLWGMLFLWLGEFSTLKEAVYHSGVNFATLGYGDIVMSPQWKLLGPLEAVNGALMIGLSGASMLAVLQHHIRKQIGQIK; this is encoded by the coding sequence ATGTTGCTGGTTTTACTGACGGGGATGCCGGTCATCCTGCTAAATATGCTGTTGCAGTCGTGGGTATCTATCGGCTGTATTCGTTTTTACATCAAACGCTTTCACCAACGAGAAGGGATGTTCGCGGGGGTGTTGGCGCTGTTTGGTATCATCATTATCGTTCTGATGGGGAACTTGCTACAGATTTTGCTTTGGGGAATGTTGTTCCTGTGGCTGGGGGAATTCTCCACGCTGAAAGAAGCCGTTTACCACTCAGGCGTAAACTTCGCCACGCTGGGTTATGGCGACATCGTCATGAGTCCTCAGTGGAAACTGCTGGGTCCGCTGGAAGCGGTGAATGGCGCGCTGATGATTGGCCTGTCAGGTGCCAGTATGCTGGCAGTGTTGCAGCATCATATCCGCAAGCAAATCGGACAGATTAAGTGA
- the yahO gene encoding DUF1471 family periplasmic protein YahO, whose translation MKIAQVIIATFALGAVSFGAISAELLTKEAYNSHKDEYVKIGTITTSGETAPSDAKAELSKKADELGGKFYVVTSADTENKIHGTADVYNKK comes from the coding sequence ATGAAAATAGCGCAAGTCATTATTGCAACATTTGCTTTGGGCGCGGTGTCTTTTGGCGCCATCTCAGCTGAGTTGCTGACGAAGGAAGCGTATAACAGCCATAAAGATGAGTATGTGAAAATCGGCACTATCACCACCAGCGGTGAAACGGCACCGAGTGATGCCAAAGCTGAGCTATCCAAAAAAGCTGATGAGTTGGGTGGCAAGTTTTACGTTGTGACGTCTGCTGATACCGAGAATAAAATTCACGGCACAGCCGATGTATACAACAAGAAGTAA
- a CDS encoding AI-2E family transporter, translating to MENNELSTVVEKRLVARFLDMFIKLVLILGLGSFCFTVLSPFMNMLLWALILAVTLYPLHQRFASRMGGKQGLAATVLVLLGIVLIVLPTIAMLSSLGDSVSHLVERVSSDSLVIPAPSAHIASIPVVGGKVYVLWLKASTDLPGLISSYRPQLGDIAKQVVGVLASMGGGLLGFVFSFIVAGIMMAWGAAGALSADRIAIRITDTQRGLALTKLCTGTIRAVAMGVIGVAFIQALLAGIVMAVAGIPAVGIFFVLALILGIAQVPVILVTAPAIAIMWMTGDHGMVMNVVFTVLLLIAGMADNVLKPLLLGRGVDAPMPVVLLGALGGMAASGILGMFVGATLLSIGYRIFMAWVNQGPDGLAASGKDAQ from the coding sequence ATGGAAAATAACGAACTATCCACCGTCGTCGAGAAAAGACTGGTTGCCAGATTTCTGGATATGTTCATCAAGCTTGTTCTTATCCTGGGACTAGGGTCTTTCTGTTTTACCGTCCTTTCACCTTTCATGAATATGTTGCTGTGGGCGCTTATTTTGGCGGTCACTTTGTATCCTTTGCATCAGCGTTTTGCATCTCGAATGGGAGGCAAACAAGGTTTGGCTGCCACGGTACTGGTGCTGCTCGGCATCGTATTAATCGTGTTGCCAACTATCGCCATGCTCTCTTCACTGGGTGATAGCGTAAGCCACCTTGTGGAAAGGGTCAGCAGCGATAGCCTGGTTATCCCGGCACCTTCTGCTCACATCGCCTCGATTCCGGTAGTGGGCGGGAAAGTGTACGTTTTGTGGCTCAAGGCTTCGACTGATTTACCCGGTCTTATCAGCAGCTATCGCCCACAGCTGGGGGACATCGCTAAACAGGTCGTTGGCGTGCTGGCGAGTATGGGCGGTGGATTGCTCGGTTTTGTCTTCTCCTTCATCGTGGCCGGGATCATGATGGCCTGGGGAGCGGCAGGTGCACTGAGCGCCGATCGCATCGCCATACGCATCACCGATACACAAAGAGGCCTGGCGTTGACCAAACTGTGTACCGGCACCATTCGTGCCGTTGCGATGGGGGTTATCGGGGTCGCCTTCATTCAGGCACTGTTGGCGGGTATTGTCATGGCCGTAGCGGGCATTCCTGCTGTGGGCATCTTCTTTGTTCTGGCGCTGATTCTGGGTATCGCTCAGGTGCCGGTTATCCTGGTCACGGCTCCGGCTATTGCCATCATGTGGATGACGGGCGATCACGGTATGGTGATGAATGTCGTCTTTACCGTGCTGCTGCTGATTGCGGGTATGGCCGATAACGTGCTTAAACCTTTGCTGCTGGGACGCGGTGTAGATGCGCCGATGCCTGTAGTGCTGTTAGGTGCTCTGGGCGGTATGGCAGCCAGCGGTATTCTGGGTATGTTCGTCGGGGCGACGTTGCTTTCCATCGGTTATCGTATCTTCATGGCCTGGGTCAACCAGGGTCCAGATGGCCTGGCGGCGAGCGGAAAAGATGCTCAATGA
- a CDS encoding TolC family protein, which yields MAWRRAEKMLNDSFFGRFLLTGGACLVLSACTVLGPDYKAPKVPEMTQWQPSTQGISSRTSSQNYDQWWIQLNDPTLTALINEALRKNPDVKIAGLRLLESRAQLGIAESLLGPQATIGSGEVITGGQRRDNRYISSTNYGAGFNLGWEIDFWGKFQRGVESADASYFATLAQYDDIQVLMAAQVAQIYVSIRTLEARLDITRSNAKIQRRSLEITEKLFLSGNSAELDVQQAKTQYLSTLSSIPQLETSLRQSQNALSVLLARKPGPLPEMATNTGELPQGNLSLVSELPADLLRRRPDVRVAERQLAAQSALIGVAEAELYPSISLIGSVGISGRNGGSNSLSWAAGPTFSWNLLDQGRLGNQVLVQDARFLQLHERYRDAVFQAAREVDDAATAYANGKDEIELLTQTGEAANRSLDIANTQYREGMADFQRVLDSQRALFNQQERLVNSRGALMRDLITLYKALGGGWEKGRQRPLVDKETDAHLRERDDWIPLLDAPLPAATDLKEGKQQ from the coding sequence ATGGCCTGGCGGCGAGCGGAAAAGATGCTCAATGACAGCTTTTTTGGGCGCTTCCTGTTAACAGGGGGCGCCTGCCTGGTGTTGTCCGCATGTACTGTTCTGGGGCCTGATTATAAGGCCCCAAAAGTTCCGGAAATGACCCAGTGGCAGCCATCAACCCAGGGTATCTCTTCCCGGACATCCTCGCAAAACTACGATCAGTGGTGGATCCAACTCAACGATCCAACGCTGACGGCGCTTATCAATGAAGCTTTACGCAAAAACCCTGACGTGAAAATTGCGGGGCTGCGTCTGTTGGAATCACGCGCCCAACTGGGGATTGCTGAGAGCTTACTTGGCCCGCAGGCAACCATCGGAAGTGGTGAGGTGATTACTGGCGGCCAGCGCCGTGATAACCGTTACATTTCAAGCACCAACTATGGAGCAGGCTTCAATCTGGGCTGGGAAATTGATTTTTGGGGCAAATTCCAGCGCGGTGTTGAATCGGCCGATGCGAGTTACTTCGCAACGCTTGCTCAGTACGATGATATTCAAGTGCTGATGGCTGCACAGGTGGCGCAGATTTATGTGAGTATCCGCACGCTAGAAGCGCGCCTGGACATCACGCGCAGCAACGCCAAAATTCAGCGGCGAAGCCTCGAGATTACCGAGAAACTGTTCCTGAGCGGCAACAGTGCCGAACTGGATGTGCAACAAGCGAAAACCCAATACTTGTCGACGCTCTCCAGTATCCCTCAGCTTGAAACCAGTCTTCGCCAGAGTCAGAACGCGTTGAGCGTGCTGCTGGCGCGAAAACCAGGGCCGCTGCCAGAAATGGCGACGAATACAGGCGAGCTTCCTCAAGGCAATTTGTCTCTGGTGTCCGAACTGCCCGCCGACTTGTTACGTCGTCGACCTGATGTGCGCGTCGCCGAACGCCAGCTGGCTGCTCAGTCGGCGCTTATTGGTGTCGCAGAAGCCGAACTCTATCCTTCAATTTCGCTTATCGGCAGCGTCGGGATCAGCGGACGTAATGGCGGCAGCAACTCGTTATCCTGGGCTGCGGGGCCGACCTTCAGTTGGAATCTGCTCGATCAAGGGCGGCTCGGTAATCAGGTGCTGGTACAAGACGCTCGATTCCTGCAACTGCATGAACGCTATCGGGATGCCGTGTTCCAGGCCGCGCGTGAAGTCGACGATGCGGCCACCGCTTACGCCAATGGCAAAGATGAAATCGAGTTGCTGACCCAAACCGGGGAGGCGGCTAACCGTTCTCTGGATATTGCCAATACGCAATATCGCGAGGGGATGGCTGATTTCCAGCGTGTACTGGATTCGCAAAGAGCGTTGTTCAATCAACAGGAGCGTCTGGTGAACAGCCGGGGCGCACTGATGCGCGATCTGATTACGCTCTACAAAGCACTGGGTGGTGGCTGGGAGAAAGGGCGTCAGCGTCCGTTGGTAGACAAAGAAACCGACGCCCATTTACGTGAGCGGGATGACTGGATCCCGTTGCTTGATGCTCCTCTGCCAGCAGCAACCGATCTTAAAGAAGGTAAACAGCAATGA